One genomic window of Cricetulus griseus strain 17A/GY chromosome 3, alternate assembly CriGri-PICRH-1.0, whole genome shotgun sequence includes the following:
- the Rab6a gene encoding ras-related protein Rab-6A isoform X1 yields the protein MYDSFDNTYQATIGIDFLSKTMYLEDRTVRLQLWDTAGQERFRSLIPSYIRDSTVAVVVYDITNVNSFQQTTKWIDDVRTERGSDVIIMLVGNKTDLADKRQVSIEEGERKAKELNVMFIETSAKAGYNVKQLFRRVAAALPGMESTQDRSREDMIDIKLEKPQEQPVSEGGCSC from the exons ATGTATGACAGTTTTGACAACACCTATCAG gcaACAATTGGCATTGACTTCTTATCAAAAACAATGTATTTGGAGGATCGAACA GTGCGATTGCAATTATGGGACACAGCAGGTCAAGAGCGGTTCAGGAGCTTGATTCCTAGCTACATTCGTGACTCCACTGTGGCTGTTGTTGTTTATGATATCACAA ATGTTAACTCATTCCAGCAAACTACAAAATGGATTGATGATGTCAGAACAGAAAGAGGAAGTGATGTTATCATCATGTTAGTAGGAAATAAAACAGATCTTGCTGATAAGAG gcAAGTGTCAAttgaggagggagaaaggaaagccaAAGAGCTGAACGTTATGTTTATTGAAACCAGTGCAAAAGCAGGATACAATGTAAAGCAG CTTTTCCGACGTGTTGCTGCAGCTTTACCTGGAATGGAAAGCACACAGGACAGAAGCAGAGAAGACA TGATTGACATAAAACTGGAAAAGCCTCAGGAGCAACCAGTCAGTGAAGGAGGCTGTTCCTGCTAA
- the Rab6a gene encoding ras-related protein Rab-6A isoform X2, with the protein MYDSFDNTYQATIGIDFLSKTMYLEDRTIRLQLWDTAGQERFRSLIPSYIRDSAAAVVVYDITNVNSFQQTTKWIDDVRTERGSDVIIMLVGNKTDLADKRQVSIEEGERKAKELNVMFIETSAKAGYNVKQLFRRVAAALPGMESTQDRSREDMIDIKLEKPQEQPVSEGGCSC; encoded by the exons ATGTATGACAGTTTTGACAACACCTATCAG gcaACAATTGGCATTGACTTCTTATCAAAAACAATGTATTTGGAGGATCGAACA ATCAGGCTGCAGCTGTGGGATACTGCGGGTCAGGAACGTTTCCGTAGCCTCATTCCCAGTTACATCCGTGACTCTGCTGCAGCCGTAGTAGTTTACGATATCACAA ATGTTAACTCATTCCAGCAAACTACAAAATGGATTGATGATGTCAGAACAGAAAGAGGAAGTGATGTTATCATCATGTTAGTAGGAAATAAAACAGATCTTGCTGATAAGAG gcAAGTGTCAAttgaggagggagaaaggaaagccaAAGAGCTGAACGTTATGTTTATTGAAACCAGTGCAAAAGCAGGATACAATGTAAAGCAG CTTTTCCGACGTGTTGCTGCAGCTTTACCTGGAATGGAAAGCACACAGGACAGAAGCAGAGAAGACA TGATTGACATAAAACTGGAAAAGCCTCAGGAGCAACCAGTCAGTGAAGGAGGCTGTTCCTGCTAA